The Bacillaceae bacterium IKA-2 DNA window CATGGTGCAGTTTAAGAGAGCCGTTGTTTTATTTACCAAGCTTTTTGCTTATTGTTATCGGACTTTTTGCTGGGATCTTTGTTGGGTCCTTAGCCGCGGCCTTAACAGAAGTACTGAATGTCTTTCCGATTCTTGCCAAGCGTGTAGGTGTTGCTGAAAAAATAACGTATTTACTTATGGCGATTGTCCTAGGGAAAATATCTGGTTCGTTATTTCATTGGCTCTATTTTGTAGATAAATAAGAAGGGTATGCATATGGACGAAAAACAATTAGAAATAAACAAAAAAAAATATAAAAAGGCCATTGAACCATACCAGCCGAAACCAAAATATTTTAAAAATTGTTTGAAAGCGTTTCTCGTTGGTGGATTTATTTGTATCTTAGGTCAAGCGATTTCCAATTTTTATATCTATCAGTTTGATTTAACAGAAAAAACGGTTGCAAGTGCAATGATAGGTACGCTTATTTTTATTGCAGCCTTACTAACAGGCATTGGAGTTTATGCCCGAATCGGTCAATTTGCTGGAGCTGGCTCAATTGCAACAGTTGCAGGTTTCTCTAACGCCATCGCTAGCAGTGCCTTAGAACATAAAAGTGAGGGAATTGTATTAGGAATAGCTGGAAACATGTTTAAAGTTGCTGGTGCTGTTATTGTGTTTGGTGTTGTTTCAGCTTATATAGTTAGTATGGTTCGCTTACTTGTGCAAACGCTAATATCGTGAAAAAGTTGGTCAGTTGGTTAGTTTGAAAGTTGGAAAGGAAAAACCAAAGCCTGCTGCTCTTGAAAGACGTTGTCTTAACGGTTTTGATCTTCCTAACCAACTATAGCCTAACCAACTAACTACTACTTTCAAGGGAGAAAAAGTTATGGGAAGCCAAACACTACAGTTTAAAAATGATATCTATATTGGAAGTTCTGCAACGGTAGTAGGGCCAAAGGAAGTGGCGGGTCCATTAAAGGTTTCTTTTGATAAGTCTTATCAGGAACTTTACTGTGGTGAGGCGACATGGGAATTAGCGGAACGAAAACTAATGTCAGAAGCGATTGACATTTGTTTACAAAAAGCAAATAAAAAAAATGCAGAAATTGATTTTTTTCTTGGTGGTGATTTATTAAATCAAAATATTACCGCAAGCTATGTAGCAAGAGAAAAAGAAATTCCTTTTTTCGGATTATTTAACGCCTGTTCAACGTCTATGGAGGCGTTAATTTTGGCGGCAGTTTTAATTGACGGAGACTTTGCCGAGCACGTAATTACAGCAGTTAGTAGTCATTTTGCAACAGCGGAGCGACAGTTTCGATATCCTACTGAATTTGGTGGACAAAAGCCGCAAACAGCGATGTATACCGTAACGGGTTCTGGCGCTGCATATGTATGTAAAAAAAAATCAAAAATAAAGCTAGTCGCAGCAACTGTTGGTAAAGTTGTTGACTTAGGAGTTACTAGTCCTTTTAATATGGGAGCAGCAATGGCTCCGGCAGCAGCTAGTACAATTAAAAAACATTTAGAAGATTTAAAACGCACACCTAGAGATTATGATGCGATTGTAACTGGTGATTTATCAAGTGTCGGAACGCCAATTTTGAGAAGTTTACTTTTAGAAGAAGGCGTCGATGTTACAAAAGTACATCAAGATTGTGGGAGTTTAATTTATAGTAGTGATCAAAAAGTATTTTCGGGTGGAAGTGGTTGTGCATGCTCAGCCGTTGTAACATTTGGTCATTTATTTAATGAAATGAAACGGGGGGCGTTACGCCGCATCCTTGTTGTAGCAACAGGAGCATTATTAAATCCCTTAATGATTCAGCAAAAAGAATCAATTCCAGCGATTGCCCACGCTGTCTCATTTGAATATGTTGAAAATTAATGTAAATAAAAAAAGGTTGGAAAGCAAAAAGTTGGAAAGTTGGAAAATAGAAAATAGAAAATAGAAAGTAGAAAGTAGAAAGTAGAAAGTAGAAAGTTGGAAAATAGAAAAGGAAAATCAAAAGAAAGTTAAAAGCTAAACCAATTGCTATAAAGACTTTGATCTTCCTAACGAACCAACTAACGAACCAATTAACTAAAAGACTTTGAGGAGGCCTGAAGTCAGTGGAGTACATAATAGCTTTTACCGTTGGTGGCTTCATTTGCGTCATTGGCCAGTTGATGTTAGATTTTTTTAAATTATCCCCAGCCCATGTGATGAGCTCCTTAGTTGTTTTCGGTGCTTTACTTGACGGCTTTCATCTTTATGATCGACTTATTGATTTTGCAGGTGCAGGAGCGATGGTACCAATAACCAGTTTCGGTCACTCGCTTGTCCATGGTGCAATGGCAGAAGCAGAAAAATCTGGGTTTTTAGGGATAGGGATGGGCATTTTTGAAGTTACTTCAGCAGGAATTTCTTCGGCAATTTTATTTGGTTTTTTTGTAGCAATATTTTTTAAACCGAAAGGATGAAACCCATGGTTAAGAAAAGAAAGGTGATTGTAATTACCGATGGTGACGAATCGGCGCGAAAAGCTGTTGAAGTTGCTGCAAAAGAAGTTGGTGGTCGCTGTATTTCTAATTCATGGGGGAATCCAACTCGCTTAACAGGAAGTGAAATCGTTGAATTAATCAAGAAAACTTCATCTGAACCTGTTCTGGTAATGTTTGATGATTGTGGTTATCCCGAGGAGGGACCAGGTGAAGAAGCCTTGCGTTTTGTCGCTACACATGAAGATATTCAAGTCATAGGAGCGATTGCAGTTGCCTCAAAAACTCATGCTAATGAATGGACAAGAGTAGACGTAAGTATCGACAAAAACGGCTATTTAACAGAATACGGAGTTGATAAATATGGGTTAGCTGACATTGAAATAGGCAGAATTAACGGTGACACTGTTTATAATTTAAATCAACTAGGAATTCCATTTATCGTTGGGGTAGGAGATGTTGGTAAAATGTCCGGTAAAGATGATGTTAGTAAAGGGGCTCCGATTACAATAAAAGCTATCCAACTTATTTTAGAAAGGAGTGGTAAATCGTGACTAAGAATAATGTTGAAAAAAATAAATCAATAGAAGGAAAACAAGCGGTATCAAGTAAAATGATTGAAAATGAGAAATATTTGAAAGAAAAGTTAGGAATCGGAATTAGCTTTGATGTCGGAGTTCGAAAGCTTTCGATTTTAAATAAAGAATTACAAATTTATTTTGTTAATGGACTTTGTGATAATCAATATATTATTGAACTGCTAAAAGAGTTAATGTTTTTGGACGCTGCTGAAAGACCGGAAATTCGGGTAAAAGAACAAATTGAAAATCGCCTAACGCATGTTCAAGTAGAGCGAACGAAAACGTTAGATGAAGCTTGTGATCAAATGTTATCAGGATTAATTTTTATCTTAATTGAAGGTGAAACAGAAGCAATCGTTATCGATGTTAGGAGTTATCCTGGAAGAGGACCGGAAGAACCAGATACCGAAAGGGTCGTTCGTGGTGCGAGGGATGGGTATACAGAAAATATTATTATGAATACTGCGTTAACGAGAAGAAGAATTAGAGATGTACGCTTGAGGCATGAAATAATGCAAGTGGGTGTGCGTTCGAAAACAGATATTTGTATCGCTTACATAAAAGATATTGCTGACCCTAAGTTAATTGACTATATTAAAAAGGAGCTTGAAGAAATAAACATTGATGGACTTACGATGGCAGACAAAGTTGTCGAAGAGTTTATCGTAAAACAAGGCTATAATCCATTCCCATTAGTACGCTACACGGAACGCCCTGATGTTGCGGCAATCCATTTATTAGAGGGGCACGTTGTCATTTACGTCGATACCTCACCAAGTGTGATTATTTTACCAACAACTTTCTTTCACCATGTTCAGCATGCAGAAGAATTCCGCCAAGCACCGTTAATTGGGACGTATTTACGTTGGGTACGATTTTTAGGAATGCTGTTTGCGTTACTGATTTTGCCATTATGGTTATTATTTGTGATGCAACCTACCCTTCTCCCTGAAGCATTGCATTTTATCGGACCAAATGAAACATCAAACGTACCGGTGTTTGCACAAATTGTCATTGCCGAAATAGGGATTGAAGTATTAAGAATGGCAGCGATTCATACGCCTTCGCCGCTTGCGACAGCACTAGGATTAGTTGCGGCTTTACTAATCGGTGATATAGCAATAGAGGTGGGATTATTTATCCCAGAAGTGATTCTTTATGTTGCTGTAGGAGCAATCGGCACGTATGCGACACCTAGTTATGAAATGGGGATTGCTTTAAAACTTGTCCGGCTCTTATTATTATTACTAGTATTTTTATTTAAAGTACCAGGGTTTATTATCGGCACTACATTGATGGTATTAATTATTGCTAGTATGAAACCTTTAAACACACCGTATTTATGGCCATTATTACCATTTTATCCAAAAGCGTTTATGGATACGGTCGTTCGCTTATCGGTCCCAATGAAAAAGAAGCGGCCTTCTATTGTGAACCCCCAAAATCCCCATAAACAGGGCTAATTGATATTGCGAGAAGAAGCAGTTTATGATAATATTTATTTAAGTTTTTGAATAATATACTATTCCCTATTGTTTAATGGGGGTTACGACTAGCTTTTTTGTGCGGCTAATGTGAATTAGTCGCTTTTTTTGATGAGAGGGGTTTCGGAATGTACAAACATGGAACAAGTAAAATAAATGATGCTGGTAACTTAGAAATTGGTGGTGTAGATTCAGTTTTTTTGCAGGGGAAATACGGTACACCACTATATGTTTATGACGTTGCGCTAATAAAAGAACGAGCAACTGATTTTTTGCAAGCTTTTAAAAAGCGTAACATAAAAGCGCAAGTTGCTTATGCAAGTAAAGCATTTAGCTGTGTGGCAATGGTTCAGTTGGCGAAACAGCTAGATTTAAGTTTAGATGTTGTCTCAGGTGGGGAACTTCACACAGCACTAGTAGCAGGATTTCCAGTTGAAAGAATCCACTTTCATGGAAATAATAAAAGCCGAGAAGAAATTGACATGGCAGTGGTAGCAGGGATCGGTTGCATTGTTGTTGATAATTTTCATGAGCTTGAATTATTAAAAAAGGCTACTAAAGAACACCAGAAAGAGATTTCTGTATTACTAAGGATTACTCCTGGAGTAGAAGCACATACTCATGAATATATTTCAACAGGACAAGAAGATTCTAAATTTGGGTTTGGATTAGAAACCGGGCAAGCCGAAGAAGCAATCCAGAGAGTAGAAGACCATCATGCACTTGAGCTTTTAGGAGTCCATTGCCACATTGGTTCGCAAATTTTTGAAACGAATGGTTTTGTTTTGGCTGTCGAAAAAGTCTTTTCTTATTTAGCGGAGTGGAAGTCAAAACTAAATTTCGTTCCAAAAGTAGTTAACTTAGGTGGTGGCTTTGGCATTCGCTATACAGAAGAAGATAAACCACTTCCAGTAGCAGATTATGTTAATGCAACGATTGAGGCGGTTATAGTTCAATCAGAAAAGCTAGGCATTGATATTCCAGAAATTTGGATTGAACCAGGCAGATCAATTGTTGGCGATGCGGGGACTACATTATATACAATTGGCTCTGAAAAAGAGATTCCAGATGTACGTCATTATCTTGCTGTTGACGGTGGGATGACAGATAATTTACGTCCCGCTCTCTATCAAGCAAAGTATGAAGCGGTTATTGCTAATCGATGTCTTGAGCCACTTCATGAAAAGTATTCTATCGCCGGTAAATGTTGTGAGAGTGGCGATATGTTAATTTGGGATATCTCGCTTCCATTTGCTAAACCTGGTGATATCTTAGCTGTTTTTTGTACAGGGGCTTACGGGTATTCAATGGCAAATAACTATAATAGAATTCCAAGACCAGCAGTTGTATTTGTTGAAAACGGTAAAGCCACTCTTGTTGTGAAAAGAGAGTCCTATGAAGACTTAATTCGTCTTGATCTCTCGTTAAATGGAACAGCAACTACCTAGCAATTATACTATTAGACTAACTTTTTTAGGTGGAGGGCTACCTTAAGAGTTAGTCTTTTTCTTAAATAAGAAAACTTTCTGCGGATGTCTAGTTTCAAATACCAAATAATCTTTAGCGAAACAGCATTTTAAAATTTGAAAAATTGTATTTTAGTAGTGAAGTATAGTAAAATGATTTGAGCAAGACAATAAACTGCTTTCTTGTCATGAAAGTAAGTGAAATTTCTATTTTTAAGGAGGATACATATTATGAAAAAAGGTAGTATAGCTTTTGAAAATGGAGAAAAAATTGCAGTAGAGTTTTTTGCAAAGGAAGCTCCTGGTACAGTCGCAAACTTTGAAAAATTAGCAAATGAAGGTTATTATAACGGATTAACTTTTCATCGAGTCATCCCAGGCTTCGTAGCCCAGGGCGGTTGTCCAACTGGAAATGGCACGGGGGGTCCTGGCTACACAATTAAATGTGAGACCGTAGGAAACCCGCATAAGCACGGACGTGGTTATCTTTCAATGGCCCATGCAGGTCGAGATACTGGTGGTAGTCAATTCTTTATTCTTTTCGAGCCGCAGCCACATTTAGATGGCGTTCATACGACATTTGGTAAAGTAGTCGAAGGATTAGATGTTGTTGACCGCATTAAACAAGGTGATATTATGAGTGAAGTAAAAGTTTGGGACGAAGAATAAGTTTATAAAAAAGCAAGGGTGTGTGATTAATTTCTCTTAATCGCATGCCCTTGCTTTCTTTTAAAAGTTAAGAAAGTATAAAGTTTTGTCGTCTGTCTAGCTTCAAGACACATCCTTGAGTTACTTCATAGCTGGTTTTGCGACGAGTAACCGCAGGAGCAGGCGCCATCGGATCGACCGCTTCAGTAAGGTGGTAGGTCCACTTCGCCAATGTTCAAATAGGTTTTACAGCAGCAACACGCCTCCTACCATCAGAGGTTTTTAATCACTGCCCGCATTGCAAGGGACTTGTGGAGTATCCCAGGGTGCGTATCTATTCTAATGGAATGTAGTGCTAACAACTTCTTTTGCATTTAGGCTATTCAACCGACTGGTAAGATGTTGATTTTACAAGCCACTTCCCTTTAGGGAGCTGGTAATTGAGCTTGATTTTCTGCACCGTATTCTAGGAAAAGTTCTGTTGTCTCAAGAAAATCGCGTTTTTCTGCCACTTCAAATGGAGTAGTGCCACTATCATCTTTTGCATTAACTTCTGCTCCACTCTCAAGAAGTAGCTTTAATGTATCTATATGTCCATAGACAGCTGCCCTATGAAGTGGTGTAAATCCAGTATTATCCCTTGCGTTAACATCTGAGCCATTATCGATTAATAATTTTGCA harbors:
- the spoVAE gene encoding stage V sporulation protein AE, producing the protein MEYIIAFTVGGFICVIGQLMLDFFKLSPAHVMSSLVVFGALLDGFHLYDRLIDFAGAGAMVPITSFGHSLVHGAMAEAEKSGFLGIGMGIFEVTSAGISSAILFGFFVAIFFKPKG
- the spoVAC gene encoding stage V sporulation protein AC, giving the protein MDEKQLEINKKKYKKAIEPYQPKPKYFKNCLKAFLVGGFICILGQAISNFYIYQFDLTEKTVASAMIGTLIFIAALLTGIGVYARIGQFAGAGSIATVAGFSNAIASSALEHKSEGIVLGIAGNMFKVAGAVIVFGVVSAYIVSMVRLLVQTLIS
- a CDS encoding peptidylprolyl isomerase — translated: MKKGSIAFENGEKIAVEFFAKEAPGTVANFEKLANEGYYNGLTFHRVIPGFVAQGGCPTGNGTGGPGYTIKCETVGNPHKHGRGYLSMAHAGRDTGGSQFFILFEPQPHLDGVHTTFGKVVEGLDVVDRIKQGDIMSEVKVWDEE
- a CDS encoding stage V sporulation protein AB, translating into MIINYLISITIGVGGGLAVGGGLVAFLTVLGIIPRLTQLTKTKNFIRQYEWGVVIGALIGTWCSLREPLFYLPSFLLIVIGLFAGIFVGSLAAALTEVLNVFPILAKRVGVAEKITYLLMAIVLGKISGSLFHWLYFVDK
- a CDS encoding spore germination protein, yielding MIENEKYLKEKLGIGISFDVGVRKLSILNKELQIYFVNGLCDNQYIIELLKELMFLDAAERPEIRVKEQIENRLTHVQVERTKTLDEACDQMLSGLIFILIEGETEAIVIDVRSYPGRGPEEPDTERVVRGARDGYTENIIMNTALTRRRIRDVRLRHEIMQVGVRSKTDICIAYIKDIADPKLIDYIKKELEEINIDGLTMADKVVEEFIVKQGYNPFPLVRYTERPDVAAIHLLEGHVVIYVDTSPSVIILPTTFFHHVQHAEEFRQAPLIGTYLRWVRFLGMLFALLILPLWLLFVMQPTLLPEALHFIGPNETSNVPVFAQIVIAEIGIEVLRMAAIHTPSPLATALGLVAALLIGDIAIEVGLFIPEVILYVAVGAIGTYATPSYEMGIALKLVRLLLLLLVFLFKVPGFIIGTTLMVLIIASMKPLNTPYLWPLLPFYPKAFMDTVVRLSVPMKKKRPSIVNPQNPHKQG
- the spoVAD gene encoding stage V sporulation protein AD, with the protein product MGSQTLQFKNDIYIGSSATVVGPKEVAGPLKVSFDKSYQELYCGEATWELAERKLMSEAIDICLQKANKKNAEIDFFLGGDLLNQNITASYVAREKEIPFFGLFNACSTSMEALILAAVLIDGDFAEHVITAVSSHFATAERQFRYPTEFGGQKPQTAMYTVTGSGAAYVCKKKSKIKLVAATVGKVVDLGVTSPFNMGAAMAPAAASTIKKHLEDLKRTPRDYDAIVTGDLSSVGTPILRSLLLEEGVDVTKVHQDCGSLIYSSDQKVFSGGSGCACSAVVTFGHLFNEMKRGALRRILVVATGALLNPLMIQQKESIPAIAHAVSFEYVEN
- a CDS encoding stage V sporulation protein AE, which gives rise to MVKKRKVIVITDGDESARKAVEVAAKEVGGRCISNSWGNPTRLTGSEIVELIKKTSSEPVLVMFDDCGYPEEGPGEEALRFVATHEDIQVIGAIAVASKTHANEWTRVDVSIDKNGYLTEYGVDKYGLADIEIGRINGDTVYNLNQLGIPFIVGVGDVGKMSGKDDVSKGAPITIKAIQLILERSGKS
- the lysA gene encoding diaminopimelate decarboxylase; this encodes MYKHGTSKINDAGNLEIGGVDSVFLQGKYGTPLYVYDVALIKERATDFLQAFKKRNIKAQVAYASKAFSCVAMVQLAKQLDLSLDVVSGGELHTALVAGFPVERIHFHGNNKSREEIDMAVVAGIGCIVVDNFHELELLKKATKEHQKEISVLLRITPGVEAHTHEYISTGQEDSKFGFGLETGQAEEAIQRVEDHHALELLGVHCHIGSQIFETNGFVLAVEKVFSYLAEWKSKLNFVPKVVNLGGGFGIRYTEEDKPLPVADYVNATIEAVIVQSEKLGIDIPEIWIEPGRSIVGDAGTTLYTIGSEKEIPDVRHYLAVDGGMTDNLRPALYQAKYEAVIANRCLEPLHEKYSIAGKCCESGDMLIWDISLPFAKPGDILAVFCTGAYGYSMANNYNRIPRPAVVFVENGKATLVVKRESYEDLIRLDLSLNGTATT